One Spiroplasma endosymbiont of Nebria brevicollis DNA window includes the following coding sequences:
- a CDS encoding PD-(D/E)XK nuclease family protein, whose translation MQLNNNLIFKKDTHQYFIKNKELISVSKIIQYYLYEDKNPYENIPFDRLENARLRGETVHKVAELYFKNININNIKDKLLNNIQHLFNKNYLQYCENLLNNLQEFKVNTKYICEQVFTYDIIAGTPDLIYKENNLYTIIDFKTLSNMYKENKEKSILQLTAYYWILKNNGFNLSNTHYIYWIQKDNVEKILVEITDELVYEWEMAIALWKENH comes from the coding sequence ATGCAATTGAATAATAATTTAATTTTTAAAAAAGATACACATCAATATTTTATTAAAAATAAAGAATTAATTTCAGTTTCTAAAATTATTCAATATTATTTATATGAAGATAAAAATCCTTATGAAAATATACCTTTTGATAGATTAGAAAATGCTAGATTAAGAGGAGAAACTGTTCATAAAGTAGCAGAATTATATTTTAAAAATATAAATATTAATAATATAAAAGATAAATTATTAAATAATATTCAACATTTATTTAATAAAAATTATTTACAATATTGTGAAAATTTATTAAATAATTTACAAGAATTTAAAGTAAATACTAAATATATATGTGAACAAGTATTTACTTATGATATTATTGCTGGAACACCAGATTTAATTTATAAAGAAAATAATTTATATACAATAATTGATTTTAAAACATTATCAAATATGTATAAAGAAAATAAAGAAAAATCAATATTACAATTAACCGCTTATTATTGAATATTAAAAAATAATGGTTTTAATTTATCAAATACACATTATATTTATTGAATTCAAAAAGATAATGTAGAAAAAATATTAGTAGAAATAACAGATGAATTAGTATATGAATGAGAAATGGCAATTGCACTTTGAAAGGAAAATCACTAA
- a CDS encoding recombinase RecT, giving the protein MANLTLPKNIDKSKIQQFTNYYELTKLNDKKLSTLNPQSVINTLATIFELDLSNNPIKKEIALIPYNNELQVQIQEDGFLTLLQRSNCVIDFQREIITDKHIFNKETQRWELDPSKIFENKIIIGYYGMISIKNYLGKIITFIKGMTKQECEEHRKKYSKANGNSPWTTSFNAMALKTVIKAIIRDINKDPSIKLENQNIIDRAMQIDQAIVLENENIMYVDNPNNDNKEIKLKSIEEPKEEININYEQIQTNIDNLDKVVFSNE; this is encoded by the coding sequence ATGGCAAATTTAACTTTACCTAAAAATATAGATAAATCAAAAATACAACAATTTACTAACTATTATGAATTAACAAAATTAAATGATAAAAAATTATCAACATTAAATCCACAATCAGTTATTAATACTTTAGCAACTATATTTGAATTAGATTTAAGTAATAATCCAATTAAAAAAGAAATAGCATTAATACCTTATAATAATGAATTACAAGTACAAATACAAGAAGATGGTTTTTTAACTTTATTACAACGTTCAAATTGTGTAATTGATTTTCAAAGAGAAATTATTACTGATAAACATATTTTTAATAAAGAAACTCAACGTTGAGAATTAGACCCTAGTAAAATATTTGAAAATAAAATAATTATTGGTTATTATGGTATGATTTCTATTAAAAATTATTTAGGTAAAATAATTACTTTTATTAAAGGTATGACTAAACAAGAATGTGAAGAACATAGAAAAAAATATAGTAAAGCAAATGGTAATAGTCCATGAACTACTAGTTTTAATGCTATGGCACTTAAAACAGTTATTAAAGCAATTATTAGAGATATTAATAAAGACCCTAGTATTAAATTAGAAAATCAAAATATTATTGATAGAGCAATGCAAATTGATCAAGCAATAGTATTAGAAAATGAAAATATAATGTATGTTGATAATCCAAATAATGATAATAAAGAAATTAAATTAAAATCTATTGAAGAACCAAAAGAAGAAATAAATATTAATTATGAACAAATACAAACTAATATTGATAATTTAGATAAGGTAGTATTTAGTAATGAATAA
- a CDS encoding Panacea domain-containing protein — protein MEINKVKGLCKEIIKFYDKEQKNKNIPKEMQENISNLRLQKILLFLYCYYWKELKKEIININFYAWTYGPVVKPLYNFLKDCGSNGIDIYRFQEFETPKYNKKIFQKILNHLSQFSTMRLVSASHDTEPWLKTPNSSVIDNELIKKWFEQDVPEIK, from the coding sequence ATGGAAATTAATAAAGTAAAAGGATTATGTAAAGAAATCATAAAATTTTATGATAAAGAACAAAAAAATAAGAATATACCAAAAGAAATGCAAGAAAATATTAGTAATTTAAGATTACAAAAAATCTTATTATTTCTTTATTGTTATTATTGAAAAGAACTTAAAAAAGAAATAATAAATATTAATTTTTATGCTTGAACATATGGACCAGTAGTAAAACCATTATATAATTTTTTAAAAGATTGTGGTTCTAATGGGATAGATATTTATAGATTTCAAGAATTTGAAACTCCTAAATATAATAAAAAAATATTTCAAAAAATATTAAATCATTTAAGTCAATTTTCTACAATGAGATTAGTTAGTGCTTCACATGATACAGAACCATGATTAAAAACTCCAAATTCATCTGTTATTGATAATGAATTAATTAAGAAATGATTTGAACAAGATGTCCCTGAAATCAAATAA
- a CDS encoding Mbov_0401 family ICE element transposase-like protein yields the protein MTLINNEYDYDSLDIKYTNLKIKEYEQDLLNYDYNYFKTYDKNKYKYIQRRQKLIINPFGKSYLPLRIYKNLETNENICPVKNFIKILKYKNCTNRLLNFILKQIHKGKRQCDIKDMLPDCPISNQTISNIIKNSKFTIQPLKEKIKVLDNQKLHIDIDDCYEFLRNDYGIIEKHCIKIFNLYTHKINISKNRNKLLNKTTAFLLYKNDDNMSQDKVYNFVFETINNNYDIKINSLKDLESQNLNLIIAGDGALSIRAMAKLLGGYYILDKFHAFSYLWKSFVGKRGKKKESTDWTKYIDSSASFKNGNYNQFINILENNVDEKTFNYFKNNTQGIINQGADWNIGCYAESTVFHLVKSLKGNGAKAYNSKTFINMLNARVAYLNKQNISF from the coding sequence ATGACTTTAATTAATAATGAATATGATTATGATAGTTTAGATATTAAATATACAAATTTAAAAATAAAAGAATATGAACAAGATTTATTAAATTATGATTATAATTATTTTAAAACTTATGATAAAAATAAATATAAATATATACAAAGAAGACAAAAATTAATTATTAATCCTTTTGGAAAATCTTATCTTCCATTAAGAATATATAAAAATTTAGAAACTAATGAAAATATATGTCCAGTAAAAAATTTTATTAAAATTCTAAAATATAAAAATTGTACTAATCGTTTATTAAATTTTATATTAAAACAAATACATAAAGGTAAAAGACAATGTGATATTAAAGATATGTTACCCGATTGTCCTATTTCAAATCAAACTATTAGTAATATAATAAAAAATAGTAAATTTACTATTCAACCTTTAAAAGAAAAAATTAAAGTATTAGATAATCAAAAACTTCATATTGATATTGATGATTGTTATGAATTTTTAAGAAATGATTATGGAATAATAGAAAAACATTGTATTAAAATTTTTAATCTTTATACTCATAAAATTAATATTAGTAAAAATAGAAATAAATTATTAAATAAAACAACAGCATTTTTATTATATAAAAATGATGATAATATGTCACAAGATAAAGTATATAATTTTGTTTTTGAAACTATTAATAATAATTATGATATTAAAATAAATAGTTTAAAAGATTTAGAATCTCAAAATCTTAATTTAATAATTGCAGGTGATGGTGCATTATCAATAAGAGCAATGGCTAAATTATTAGGTGGTTATTATATATTAGATAAATTTCATGCTTTTAGTTATCTTTGAAAATCATTTGTTGGTAAAAGGGGAAAGAAAAAAGAATCTACTGATTGAACTAAGTATATAGATTCATCTGCTTCTTTTAAAAACGGTAATTATAATCAATTTATTAATATTTTAGAAAATAATGTTGATGAAAAAACATTTAATTATTTTAAAAATAATACTCAAGGTATTATTAATCAAGGAGCAGATTGAAATATTGGTTGTTATGCTGAAAGTACTGTTTTTCATTTAGTAAAGTCATTAAAAGGAAATGGTGCAAAAGCATATAATTCTAAAACATTTATTAATATGTTAAATGCAAGAGTAGCATATCTTAATAAACAAAATATTAGTTTTTAG